In a genomic window of Pseudorasbora parva isolate DD20220531a chromosome 24, ASM2467924v1, whole genome shotgun sequence:
- the si:ch211-183d21.1 gene encoding uncharacterized protein si:ch211-183d21.1, which translates to MCVEQSLVFFLVLMCVFEETTPCLIISEVNCDNPSLDTHEFVELYNDGKNPISLDGYTLVFYNGKTDSAYRVIDLRGKTTDTRGFFLVGSSEITPHPGIHLPPNSVQNGPDAIALYGPNWDPVSVGGPVSGVGLLDAVVYTSRKSAEGADGLASVLTPGSVPYLEDERALEGDESIQRCWQSEHLWTFYTGPPTPAWVNHCLPPTPAYVWINEVDLSGPGRAGLVELNVGMANGSFSLVLYDVTTDLISSSVEFIAKKEGIFTVAVNATLPVTKSVALALYKGPASDFPKDGPLSHEQPIDAFVFGDSAYIPSENLTETLIPGRRPFRLTESFDTAGVRASRCGVTEWTRDPGLFVARPRTPGKLNDCVWFQSCPLNMTSSTATGRSYPSIHSHIDFLLNEINTDTPGGAEDEEFIELWHPSGFRMSLDFIWLVMINGQNGEVYYELELNGYFTDDDGYFLIGSAKVGPDIRIPVNTIQNGPDAIVLYRSKSPPSQEGLNIPRSGLLDAVVYRTRGADKKLSELTEALTPGQLPLLEDSNELSGDETLTRCGAERLNLSAFMVTSPTPRKRNNCPQKPTLPPPPKGLAINEMGIMDCKFNQSEFCEYVELTGPPLTPLTGLVLVLFEDEVKEISVPLTGSTRKDGLYLLGEVANADQSLPMVEKLGALLLCVELSGSGVYRNNSHCLEWLISSDEEKLQRVLHHNATRSFIYSILSGSLSRCASDGPDPWTSSDPTPGLQNLCPSPAFSSSVNVCMQGKSGNCDLKEFAQFLEDLCTCGTIGSLHLKGVNVSCEDDILYARGSIFAVSDEQREQMTDALNDKKLSCSAAQERQVHGAGAPVSLQVGLVLAALLLFALGAALSFYLYKKRRPADYLSMQLSEHAETPLEL; encoded by the exons ATGTGTGTGGAGCAGagtttggtgttttttttggtGTTAATGTGCGTTTTTGAGGAAACCACCCCATGTTTAATAATCAGCGAGGTGAACTGTGACAATCCCAGCTTGGACACTCATGAATTTGTGGAGCTGTACAATGATGGCAAGAATCCCATTTCTCTGGATGGATACACACTGGTGTTCTACAACGGCAAAACAGACTCTGCCTACCGGGTCATCGATCTGAGGGGAAAAACCACGGATACCAGAGGCTTCTTCTTAGTCGGCTCCTCTGAAATAACTCCCCATCCCGGCATTCATCTTCCGCCCAACTCTGTTCAGAACGGGCCCGACGCCATCGCACTCTACGGTCCTAACTGGGACCCGGTTTCTGTAGGGGGACCGGTTTCAGGAGTGGGGTTATTGGACGCAGTAGTGTACACTTCTCGTAAATCCGCAGAAGGCGCAGATGGCCTTGCGTCGGTTCTGACTCCCGGCTCGGTTCCGTACTTGGAGGACGAGAGGGCTCTGGAGGGGGACGAGTCCATTCAGCGCTGCTGGCAGTCGGAACACCTCTGGACGTTTTACACTGGCCCGCCCACCCCTGCGTGGGTCAATCATTGCTTACCGCCGACCCCCGCATATGTTTGGATCAATGAAGTCGACCTCAGCGGGCCGGGCCGGGCGGGCCTCGTGGAGCTCAATGTTGGCATGGCAAACGGATCGTTTTCTTTGGTGCTTTATGATGTCACCACAGATCTGATCAGCTCGAGTGTGGAGTTCATCGCTAAAAAGGAGGGGATCTTCACCGTAGCTGTGAATGCGACTTTGCCAG TGACAAAAAGTGTAGCATTGGCTTTGTATAAAGGCCCAGCATCAGACTTCCCTAAGGACGGCCCCCTCAGCCACGAACAGCCAATCGATGCCTTTGTTTTTGGTGACTCTGCGTACATTCCCAGTGAGAACCTCACAGAGACACTCATACCCGGGAGAAGACCCTTCAGACTCACAGAAAG TTTTGACACAGCAGGTGTTCGTGCCAGTCGATGTGGTGTTACCGAATGGACGCGAGATCCGGGACTGTTTGTTGCGAGGCCCCGGACTCCCGGAAAACTCAATGACTGCGTTTGGTTTCAGTCCTGCCCGCTCAACATGA CCTCTTCTACGGCGACAGGACGGAGCTACCCCTCGATTCATAGCCATATTGATTTCCTGCTTAATGAGATCAACACTGACACACCAGGAGGAGCCGAGGACGAGGAGTTTATAGAGTTGTGGCATCCGTCTGGCTTCCGTATGTCGCTGGATTTCATCTGGCTGGTGATGATCAATGGACAGAATGGAGAGGTGTACTATGAGCTGGAGCTGAATGGATATTTCACAGATGATGACGGATACTTCCTG ATTGGCAGTGCTAAGGTCGGCCCTGACATCAGAATCCCAGTGAACACTATCCAGAACGGTCCAGATGCCATAGTGTTATATCGCAGCAAGTCTCCGCCCTCTCAGGAGGGTCTGAATATTCCCAGAAGCGGTTTGCTGGATGCGGTAGTTTACCGCACTCGTGGAGCTGATAAAAAGCTTTCAGAGCTGACAGAAGCGCTGACACCAGGACAGCTCCCTCTACTGGAGGACAGCAACGAGTTATCCGGCGACGAGACCCTCACTCGATGTGGAGCCGAGAGACTCAACCTCAGTGCTTTCATG GTCACTTCTCCCACACCAAGAAAGCGGAATAACTGTCCCCAGAAACCCACTTTACCTCCACCTCCTAAGGGTCTGGCCATCAATGAAATGGGCATAATGGACTGCAAATTTAATCAATCAGAGTTCTGTGAATATGTGGAGCTGACTGGCCCACCGTTGACTCCATTGACTGGACTTGTTCTGGTATTATTTGAGGATGAAGTTAAAGAAATAAGCGTCCCGCTCACTGGCAGCACAAGAAAAGACGGGCTCTATCTCCTCGGAGAAGTCGCTAAtgcag ATCAGAGTTTGCCAATGGTGGAGAAATTGGGTGCACTGCTGTTGTGTGTTGAGTTGTCAGGATCAGGTGTTTATAGGAACAACTCGCACTGTTTGGAGTGGCTAATATCTTCCGATGAAGAAAAGTTACAAAGAGTTCTCCACCACAACGCAACACGCTCCTTCATATACAGTATACTGTCCGG TTCTTTATCACGATGTGCATCAGACGGGCCCGATCCTTGGACCTCATCCGATCCGACTCCAGGCCTCCAGAACCTCTGCCCGAGTCCTGCCTTCTCCAGCTCCGTGAATGTGTGCATGCAGGGAAAATCAGGAA ATTGTGACCTGAAGGAATTTGCTCAGTTCTTAGAGGACTTGTGTACCTGTGGGACCATAGGAAGCTTGCATCTTAAAG GTGTGAATGTGTCCTGTGAGGACGATATATTGTATGCTCGGGGTTCTATTTTTGCTGTTTCAGATGAACAGAGGGAGCAAATGACTGACGCACTGAACGACAAAAAGCTCTCATGTTCAGCTGCACAGGAGCGGCAGGTTCATGGAG CGGGGGCGCCGGTCAGTCTGCAGGTCGGGCTGGTGCTCGCAGCGCTCCTGCTGTTCGCACTGGGTGCTGCACTGTCTTTCTACTTGTACAAAAAAAG GCGTCCTGCTGACTACCTCTCCATGCAGTTGAGCGAACATGCCGAGACGCCTCTCGAACTTTAG